From a single Calothrix sp. NIES-2098 genomic region:
- a CDS encoding antibiotic biosynthesis monooxygenase produces the protein MTNQTIRVVARVIALPDKVEALKAVLLELIEPTRQEAGVIKYELLQNQHDPTDFTFVEEWTSNEALNTHLDSPHLQEAAAKLEGLVAAAPDIRRYYIVA, from the coding sequence ATGACTAACCAAACTATTCGCGTTGTTGCCCGTGTGATTGCTTTACCCGATAAAGTAGAAGCACTCAAAGCAGTTCTGTTGGAATTAATTGAGCCAACTCGACAAGAAGCAGGCGTTATCAAGTATGAACTCTTACAAAACCAACACGATCCTACAGATTTTACTTTCGTAGAAGAATGGACTTCTAACGAAGCTTTGAATACTCATCTAGACTCACCCCATCTACAAGAAGCAGCTGCAAAATTAGAAGGGTTGGTGGCTGCTGCACCCGACATCCGCCGCTACTATATTGTGGCTTAA
- a CDS encoding HAD-superfamily hydrolase, translating to MRRIVFCDFDGTITVEETFVAVLKKFAPELSAKLLPEMYARKITLRQGVRQILESIPASRYNEILEFTQIQPIRPGFVELLDFLEFQGVPLVVISGGLRGMVEIVLDSLVQRVHAIHAVDVDTNGSHLKVCSEYEGGTELIAKVKVMSKYPAYQKIAIGDSLTDLNMALQANLVFARDRLAEYLDEQKKPYIRWDNFWQIRDYLVKLWK from the coding sequence TTGAGGCGAATTGTTTTTTGTGACTTTGACGGCACGATAACAGTAGAAGAAACCTTTGTTGCAGTTCTAAAAAAGTTTGCACCAGAACTGTCAGCAAAATTACTTCCGGAAATGTACGCACGAAAGATAACACTGCGTCAGGGAGTCCGGCAAATTCTCGAATCAATTCCCGCTTCACGCTATAACGAAATCTTGGAATTTACTCAAATCCAGCCGATCCGCCCAGGATTTGTGGAACTGCTAGACTTTCTAGAGTTTCAGGGAGTACCTTTAGTTGTAATTTCTGGCGGGTTGCGCGGAATGGTGGAAATAGTCCTAGATAGCCTAGTGCAACGAGTCCATGCTATCCATGCTGTAGATGTAGATACTAATGGTTCTCACTTAAAAGTTTGTTCTGAATATGAGGGAGGTACAGAACTGATTGCCAAAGTAAAAGTCATGTCAAAGTATCCAGCCTACCAGAAGATTGCTATCGGTGATTCGCTGACCGATCTAAATATGGCACTTCAAGCGAATCTAGTGTTTGCACGCGATCGCCTAGCCGAGTATTTAGATGAGCAAAAAAAACCCTACATTCGCTGGGATAACTTCTGGCAAATACGCGATTATCTAGTGAAATTGTGGAAATAA
- a CDS encoding methylthioribulose-1-phosphate dehydratase, which produces MTSPILTDSRVELINTARSFYQQGWMVGTAGNLSIRQPDGSFWITASGRSKGELLPSDFVRVYPNGSIEESSTNLKPSAETAIHQILYTLFPKTQACYHIHSIESNLVSHFIKEDYLPLPPLEMLKGLGVYEENPYCVIPIFPNYLQVPRIAAEIQQRFTTTPPQIPALLIRDHGVTVWASSPTVARNYIELVEYIFRYMVAARSLGA; this is translated from the coding sequence ATGACCAGCCCAATCCTCACTGATTCTCGCGTTGAACTTATCAATACCGCCCGCAGTTTTTACCAGCAAGGTTGGATGGTGGGAACAGCAGGAAATCTTTCTATCCGTCAACCCGATGGTAGCTTCTGGATTACAGCTAGCGGTCGTTCCAAAGGAGAATTATTACCCAGTGATTTTGTTCGTGTTTATCCCAATGGCAGCATAGAAGAATCATCAACTAACTTAAAACCTTCTGCTGAAACAGCGATTCACCAAATACTTTATACTCTCTTCCCAAAAACACAAGCCTGTTATCATATCCACTCGATTGAATCTAACTTGGTTTCTCACTTTATAAAAGAAGATTACCTGCCTTTACCACCTTTAGAAATGCTCAAAGGTTTAGGAGTCTACGAAGAAAATCCTTATTGTGTAATTCCCATCTTCCCCAATTATTTGCAAGTTCCTCGTATTGCAGCTGAAATTCAACAGCGCTTCACCACCACTCCTCCCCAAATCCCAGCCCTCCTCATCCGCGATCATGGTGTTACAGTTTGGGCATCTTCCCCCACAGTTGCCCGTAATTATATTGAGTTAGTAGAATACATCTTTCGCTATATGGTTGCTGCCCGTAGTCTGGGGGCTTAG
- a CDS encoding phosphoenolpyruvate synthase, with product MVTVAKNTLSVDTKERSLILWFDEVGIADIPLVGGKNASLGEMIQQLKPKGVNVPTGFATTAYAYRYFIESAGLDAKLRKLFSDLDVEDVKNLQERGKKARSLLMHTPFPVELRQAIVKAYASLCEPYNADTDVAVRSSATAEDLPDASFAGQQETYLNVVGIESVLGACHRCFASLFTDRAISYRHTKGFDHFSIALAVGVQKMVRSDLASSGVMFSIETETGFKDAALISAAYGLGENVVQGTVNPDEYYVFKPTLKAGYSPIVDKKVGSKELKMVYDDGSKYTKNILVPAEERGKFVLNDDEILQLARWACVIEDHYSQVHGHYTPMDIEWAKDGITNELFVVQARPETVQSQKQGNVLRSYRLEKPEEKKVANFPQPLVTGRAIGEAISQGKVRLILDVSKIDQFQPGEVLVTDRTDPDWEPIMKRASAIITNSGGRTCHAAIIARELGVPAIVGCGNATAVLKTGQEVTVSCAEGEEGRVYPGLLPFEVQEVHLENLPRTRTQILMNVGNPQEAFSLSAIPNDGVGLARTEFIIANQIQIHPMALIHYDNLKDEFVKAKIAEITALYDDKPQYFVDKLAQGIGRIAAAFYPKPVIVRMSDFKSNEYANLLGGQQFEPHEENPMLGWRGAGRYYDPGYREAFALECYAIKRVREEMGLTNVIPMIPFCRTPDEGRLVLAEMAKNGLQQGVNDLQVYVMCELPNNVIMAEEFAAVFDGFSIGSNDLTQLTLGLDRDSALVARLFDERSQGVKRMVKMAIQAAKQNHRKIGICGQAPSDYPEFAQFLVEQGIDSISLNPDSVLKTMLEIAKVENLKA from the coding sequence ATGGTGACAGTAGCTAAAAATACTTTATCTGTTGATACCAAAGAGCGATCGCTGATTCTTTGGTTTGATGAAGTGGGTATTGCAGATATTCCTTTAGTAGGGGGGAAAAATGCATCACTAGGAGAAATGATTCAACAGCTGAAACCCAAGGGTGTAAACGTTCCCACTGGATTCGCTACTACTGCTTATGCTTATCGTTATTTTATTGAGTCGGCGGGATTAGACGCCAAGTTGCGGAAACTCTTTTCTGACTTAGATGTTGAGGATGTAAAAAACTTGCAAGAACGCGGAAAAAAAGCGCGATCGCTACTAATGCACACACCATTTCCTGTGGAATTGCGTCAGGCGATCGTTAAAGCCTACGCAAGTTTATGCGAACCATACAATGCAGATACAGATGTCGCCGTTCGTTCTAGCGCCACCGCTGAAGACCTCCCCGATGCAAGTTTTGCTGGACAGCAGGAAACATATTTAAACGTTGTGGGTATTGAAAGCGTATTAGGCGCTTGTCATCGTTGCTTTGCTTCGTTATTTACCGATCGCGCTATTTCTTATCGTCATACTAAAGGATTCGATCACTTTAGTATTGCCCTAGCTGTGGGCGTGCAAAAAATGGTGCGTTCTGATTTAGCCTCTTCTGGGGTAATGTTCTCAATTGAAACAGAAACTGGTTTTAAGGATGCTGCATTGATTTCTGCTGCCTACGGTTTAGGCGAAAATGTCGTTCAGGGAACGGTTAACCCAGACGAATATTATGTTTTTAAACCAACTTTAAAAGCAGGTTATAGCCCAATTGTTGATAAAAAAGTGGGCAGTAAAGAATTAAAAATGGTCTATGATGATGGCTCAAAATATACCAAAAATATTCTAGTTCCTGCCGAAGAAAGAGGTAAATTCGTCCTCAACGATGACGAGATTTTACAACTAGCGCGTTGGGCTTGTGTAATTGAGGATCATTATTCTCAAGTTCACGGTCATTACACCCCAATGGACATTGAATGGGCAAAAGATGGCATTACTAATGAATTATTTGTTGTCCAAGCACGTCCAGAAACCGTCCAGTCGCAGAAGCAGGGAAATGTACTGCGGAGTTACCGCTTGGAGAAACCAGAGGAGAAAAAAGTTGCAAATTTCCCCCAACCTCTAGTGACGGGACGCGCTATAGGGGAAGCAATTAGTCAAGGAAAAGTCAGGCTAATTTTAGATGTGAGTAAAATCGACCAGTTCCAGCCTGGGGAAGTTTTGGTGACAGATCGAACCGACCCCGACTGGGAACCGATTATGAAACGCGCTAGTGCAATTATTACAAACTCTGGCGGTCGTACCTGTCACGCAGCGATTATTGCGCGGGAATTGGGCGTACCTGCGATCGTTGGTTGTGGCAATGCTACGGCAGTTTTAAAAACCGGTCAAGAGGTGACAGTTTCTTGTGCCGAAGGAGAAGAAGGACGAGTTTATCCAGGTTTATTACCTTTTGAAGTTCAAGAAGTGCATCTAGAAAACTTGCCCCGCACCCGCACACAAATTTTAATGAATGTGGGGAATCCCCAAGAAGCATTTAGTTTATCTGCTATTCCTAACGATGGAGTTGGTTTAGCGCGGACAGAATTTATTATTGCCAATCAAATTCAAATTCATCCAATGGCGTTGATTCACTATGATAATTTAAAGGATGAATTTGTCAAAGCTAAAATTGCAGAAATTACCGCACTTTATGATGATAAACCCCAATATTTTGTTGATAAATTAGCCCAAGGCATCGGCAGAATTGCTGCGGCATTTTATCCCAAACCCGTCATTGTGCGGATGTCAGATTTTAAAAGTAATGAATATGCAAATCTTTTAGGCGGTCAACAGTTTGAACCCCATGAAGAAAACCCGATGCTGGGCTGGCGCGGGGCTGGACGTTACTACGATCCAGGTTATAGAGAAGCTTTTGCCTTGGAATGTTATGCCATTAAGCGGGTACGGGAAGAGATGGGTTTAACTAATGTTATCCCAATGATTCCCTTCTGTCGTACACCCGATGAAGGACGTTTAGTATTAGCAGAAATGGCAAAAAATGGCCTGCAACAAGGTGTAAATGATTTGCAAGTATATGTAATGTGCGAGTTGCCCAACAATGTAATTATGGCTGAAGAGTTTGCTGCGGTTTTTGATGGATTTTCTATTGGTTCTAATGACCTAACGCAGCTAACACTGGGTTTAGATAGGGATTCCGCATTAGTGGCGCGATTATTTGACGAACGCAGTCAAGGTGTCAAGCGAATGGTAAAAATGGCAATCCAAGCTGCAAAACAAAATCATCGTAAAATTGGGATTTGTGGGCAAGCACCTAGCGATTATCCAGAATTCGCTCAGTTTTTAGTCGAACAGGGAATTGATTCTATTAGTTTGAATCCTGATTCAGTTCTGAAAACAATGTTAGAAATAGCAAAAGTGGAAAATCTCAAGGCTTAA
- a CDS encoding carbonic anhydrase — protein sequence MLHQQIDDKLSERKAWALRRQLGIPNNKRLWVLACMDERLPIEKALGISEGDAHIFRNAGGLVTDDAIRSAMLTTQFFGTQEIIVINHTECGMMTASGDFLSEVLRNKGIDTDRVAIDPALPDLKLPKGVFSKWIKTFTDVDKICVQQVELLRNSPLIPQDVVIHGYIWEVESQSLRRPYESLSQKVNTSEAMGTQTNQ from the coding sequence ATGTTGCACCAACAAATTGACGATAAATTATCAGAAAGAAAAGCATGGGCATTGCGACGACAGTTAGGAATACCCAACAATAAACGTTTATGGGTATTAGCTTGTATGGATGAACGATTACCTATAGAAAAAGCCTTAGGAATTAGTGAAGGGGATGCGCATATTTTCCGTAATGCTGGGGGTTTAGTTACAGACGATGCAATTCGTTCAGCGATGTTAACTACCCAGTTTTTTGGTACACAAGAAATCATTGTGATTAATCATACTGAGTGCGGTATGATGACGGCTTCAGGTGACTTTTTAAGCGAGGTATTGCGTAACAAAGGAATTGATACAGATCGAGTTGCTATCGATCCTGCACTACCAGATTTGAAATTACCAAAAGGTGTTTTTTCTAAGTGGATTAAAACGTTTACTGATGTAGATAAAATTTGTGTTCAACAAGTAGAATTGCTGCGTAACTCTCCGTTGATTCCTCAAGATGTAGTAATTCACGGCTACATCTGGGAAGTGGAAAGTCAGAGTTTGCGCCGTCCATACGAAAGTCTGAGCCAGAAAGTCAATACATCTGAAGCTATGGGAACTCAAACTAATCAATAA
- a CDS encoding acireductone dioxygenase ARD, translating to MAILRLENGILHKDLEDITRELASLNVQLNRWNVGSDRQFHDLLAKDSLNEAEKEQVLQALDGYFEQLQQTAGYQSRDLIVLHPGIPNLDELLAKFAKIHTHADDEVRYIIDGEAVFGFVRPDGSQVELTVQPQEYINVPAKTEHWFHLTPLRRVKAVRYFITTEGWVPEYTAREIRIPQAVG from the coding sequence ATGGCAATTCTACGACTAGAAAATGGCATATTGCACAAGGATTTAGAAGATATTACGCGAGAATTGGCATCTTTGAATGTTCAACTCAATCGGTGGAATGTGGGAAGCGATCGCCAATTCCACGATCTATTAGCAAAAGATAGCCTCAACGAAGCAGAAAAAGAACAAGTACTCCAAGCTTTAGATGGATATTTTGAGCAGCTGCAACAAACAGCAGGTTATCAATCCCGCGATCTCATTGTCCTACACCCAGGAATTCCCAATTTAGATGAGTTACTCGCAAAGTTTGCAAAAATCCACACCCATGCAGACGATGAAGTCCGCTACATCATTGACGGCGAAGCAGTTTTTGGCTTTGTGCGTCCCGATGGTAGCCAAGTAGAACTGACAGTACAGCCACAAGAGTACATCAACGTTCCAGCCAAAACCGAACACTGGTTTCATCTAACTCCATTACGGCGAGTGAAAGCAGTACGCTATTTTATTACTACTGAAGGCTGGGTTCCTGAATACACAGCCAGAGAAATTCGCATTCCGCAAGCTGTAGGTTGA